One genomic segment of Hordeum vulgare subsp. vulgare chromosome 2H, MorexV3_pseudomolecules_assembly, whole genome shotgun sequence includes these proteins:
- the LOC123428341 gene encoding isocitrate dehydrogenase [NAD] catalytic subunit 5, mitochondrial-like, protein MALRRLLQGAVLPRTMGRSLSTAPGEAIRATLFPGDGIGPEIAESVKQVINVAGVPIEWEEHYVGAEVDPRTQSFLTWESLESVRRNKVGLKGPMATPIGKGHRSLNLTLRKELGLYANVRPCNSLPGYKTRYDDVNLVTIRENTEGEYSGLEHQVVRGVVESLKIITRQASLRVAEYAFHYAKANGRERVSAIHKANIMRKTDGLFLQCCREVAAKYPEIKYEEVVIDNCCMELVKDPGTYDVLVMPNLYGDIISDLSAGLIGGLGLTPSCNIGEGGICLAEAVHGSAPDISGKNLANPTALMLSAVMMLRHLHFNNQADRIHNAILRTIADGKYRTADLGGKSSTSDYTKAVCDHI, encoded by the coding sequence ATGGCACTCCGAAGGCTGCTTCAGGGGGCCGTTCTACCGAGGACGATGGGACGGTCCTTGTCCACTGCGCCCGGGGAGGCTATCCGCGCAACCCTCTTCCCCGGCGACGGCATCGGGCCGGAGATCGCCGAGTCGGTGAAGCAGGTGATCAACGTTGCAGGCGTGCCAATAGAATGGGAAGAGCATTATGTCGGCGCGGAGGTTGATCCCAGAACACAGAGCTTCTTGACATGGGAAAGCCTGGAGTCGGTGCGCAGAAACAAGGTTGGCCTGAAAGGCCCTATGGCCACACCCATTGGAAAAGGCCACCGTTCTCTGAATCTCACACTGAGGAAAGAGCTCGGGCTCTACGCCAATGTCAGACCTTGCAACAGCCTCCCGGGCTACAAGACCAGATACGACGACGTGAACCTCGTGACCATCCGCGAGAACACGGAAGGGGAGTACAGCGGCCTCGAGCACCAGGTCGTCAGGGGCGTCGTGGAAAGCCTCAAGATCATCACCCGCCAGGCTAGCCTGAGGGTGGCGGAGTACGCTTTCCATTACGCCAAGGCCAATGGCAGGGAGAGGGTCTCGGCGATACACAAGGCCAACATCATGAGGAAGACAGACGGGCTTTTCCTCCAGTGCTGCCGCGAGGTGGCCGCCAAGTACCCTGAGATCAAGTACGAGGAGGTGGTCATCGACAACTGCTGCATGGAGCTCGTCAAGGACCCTGGCACGTATGATGTGCTGGTGATGCCCAACCTGTACGGCGACATTATCAGTGATCTGTCCGCCGGTTTGATCGGGGGCCTGGGCTTGACTCCCAGCTGCAACATTGGTGAGGGCGGCATCTGTCTGGCGGAGGCTGTTCATGGCTCTGCACCTGATATCTCTGGCAAGAACCTTGCAAACCCAACTGCTCTTATGCTCAGTGCTGTTATGATGCTGCGCCACCTGCATTTCAACAACCAGGCAGACCGGATCCACAATGCCATCCTACGCACCATCGCCGACGGCAAGTACAGGACCGCTGATCTTGGTGGCAAGTCGTCGACATCGGACTACACAAAAGCAGTCTGCGATCATATCTGA